The genomic window ataacgaaagttttcagcaaaggaccagccgaccgaaacgttttccgcaggtcgccaaattacgagcacttccgctcgagcaaatatgtacaaaaatgaaataattttatatagagagaagttttctttcgattggaTAGCACCGAAAAGGTTTTCCAATTGCTAGAAGGTTCAAATTAACCTATTTTCCACAATTCAGTTTGCACGTGCCGCCATAGTCGGATACATGATTTGATAATATTCGGCCATACGCTTAAAACAGAATGTTCAGCGGGTGTTAGTTTGGACGGTGCGGACAGTGCAGTAAATTGAATGCAAACTTCCAGTGTACTTTTCACAAGCAGTAATTcgattttggttgatttaaaaCAACAGTCCGTAAAATTTTACCGGCACCGATCGAATAGTAACTTCCAACCGTCATCTACGCGTTCCCAAACAGAGCCGATGAATACGATCCTAAACAACAGACACCGGACCCCCGGTTATCATATTCGCAGACTTGCATCATCGTGCATCCATCGACTCGTCGTCTACAACTGTGTGTGTGGaagaaaaccaaaccaaacgaaCGCGCAATGGCTGAAACTGCTATCGACGTTGCTGCTACGGCCCCTGCCGTCGTCGCCTCTCCGCCAGCCGCCAAAGCGCCACCGAAGCAGGCGGCCAAGGCTAGCAAGAGTGACGCCAAGAaaccgaaaaaatcttcaacccaTCCACCAGTGAGTGAGATGGTTCTGGCTGCCATCCGGACCCTGAAGGAACGGAGCGGATCATCACTGCAGGCGATCAAAAAGTACATCGCCGCCAACTACATGTGTGACGTCGCCAGGCTGGCTCCGTTTATCCGGAAGGCTTTGAAAACGGGTGTCGAGAAGGGAAACATCACCCAGACCAAGGGTACCGGTGCTTCCGGATCGTTTAAGGTGACGGTCGAAGCAAAGAAACCGGCTGGCGATAAGAAACCACCATCGGGTGCAGCGAAAAAACCGAAGAAATCGGCTACTAAATCCGGGGAGAAGAAAAATCCGCCGGCTGGTGGTGGTGAGAAGACCAGCAAGCCAAAGGCGGCGATCCCGGCCGCTAAGAAATCGGCTACGAAGAAAGCGAAAGCTGCTGCCCCTGCAAAGGCGGTAACGGCTGCCACTAAACAGAAAGCCACCAaaccatcgaaggctgcagcgaacaagccgagggcacctaagccaaagaaggccgccaccgccccgaagaaggtcaccgccggcaagaagtaaattcccgacaacgtgcgcgtccccccaaaacaacagtccttttcaggactaacaaaattgtaaagaattgattgatgcttattttccgttaatGCTCCGTTCCCCCCATGAGTTTTCTAGCTTGAGCAGCAGCGCGCGCACACACCCGCATTCAACTGGCTGCCGATTGGCAAGATAAATCAGTCGTCGTTAGTTTGATTAAACAAATCACTATAGTAAATAGGCGCGGTTTCTTGCTCAGATAAACGTACGTACGTACAGGTAAATTAATAGTAGGCCGTGGTTTTCTGTTGccttaacaaacaaacaaacaaacagagcaagtataatattactctgattagcaa from Topomyia yanbarensis strain Yona2022 unplaced genomic scaffold, ASM3024719v1 HiC_scaffold_6, whole genome shotgun sequence includes these protein-coding regions:
- the LOC131695969 gene encoding histone H1A, sperm-like, which codes for MAETAIDVAATAPAVVASPPAAKAPPKQAAKASKSDAKKPKKSSTHPPVSEMVLAAIRTLKERSGSSLQAIKKYIAANYMCDVARLAPFIRKALKTGVEKGNITQTKGTGASGSFKVTVEAKKPAGDKKPPSGAAKKPKKSATKSGEKKNPPAGGGEKTSKPKAAIPAAKKSATKKAKAAAPAKANFHTQGLF